AAAGGCTCCGGCGGCTGATTCGCCAATGTTTAAGTCTAATTAACAGGATATGCCAATGGCTTTCAGGAAACCTCTTGCGGGCGTACGTGTTCATCTGTCTGGATCCGTCCCTGACATGCAGAAGGAAGAAATCTGTCTATTCGTGAAACGGCTTTCCACGAGGATATTTGGCGAGGGGGGCGCCGTGATCCACGGCAGTCACCCGTCCTTTATTGAACCATTGGAAGAAGCGGCAAGGGCGTTTATCGACGCGGGCGGCGAGATTGGTACTTTGACATTTTTGCGCGCCCAAAAATTTTCCGCGACTGCGGAACAAATTGAGGAAATAGAGAGGCAGCGGAAATACGCCGTTGTACAAGTAGTCCCGGTTGAGTCAGAGGGAGAGTCCCGCAGCGATTTGACCCCGATGCGCAACTGGATGGCAGAGCGATCCGACGTCGTGGTCTGCGTGGGCGGAAAATGGTGGGATGTAAATAAGGCCAACGCTGGGGTTCCCACTGAACTCGATGCGATGCTTGATCTTGGAAAACCCGGCTTTATCGTCGCTGGCTTTGGCGGAGCAATTTCAGGCTATCTGAAAGACAATCCAGGATTGCTTTCGAGCCTTCAAAATGGGCTGTCCGAAGAGGAAAACAGGAAGATTGCATATGAAACGTCTATTGAGAGCATTGTAGATTTGATTGTCAATCAGTTGAAGCGCTTGCCGCTGGTGCGACGTAGCGTAGAAAGGGGACGCAATTTCAGAATCCTTGCGCTCGATGGAGGAGGATTGCGAGGAACCTTCACTGCCGCCGTTTTGGCAAAATGGGATGACATGCTTGGGAGTGGCGGTGGTAACAATTTAGTCTCGCATTTTGATTTAGTGACAGGAACGTCGACCGGGGCTATTTTGGCAATTGGTCTTGGTTTGGGAATCAAGCCTAGCGAGATACTGGCGTTTTACCGGGACAAGGGGTCGCTAATTTTCCCAAAAGATAGAACGCTGCGGCATTGGTTACGGTCCAAACACGAGTCCTCAACACTGCGTGGATTGCTTCAGGAGGTCTATGGCGATCGGAAGATGTCGGGCTCATCCTGCCGGCTGGTCATTCCAACAGTGAGGGCCAAGCATGGGCAGGCTGAAGCCTTGGTTACGCCACACAGCCCAGATCGAACGGCATTTCGGGATATCCTGTCCGTCGATGCCGCGCTTGCTTCCTCAGCCGCTCCTACGTACTTTGACGAATCCCTATGGAATGGGCCTATTGTGCCGGAGATTTTTCTGGACGGTGGTGTTTGGGCAAATAATCCAATCCTGCCGGCGCTGGCGGAATCGGTGCGCCATCTCAAGATTCCGTTGGATCGGATAGATGTACTAAGCATAGGTACTTTGAGTAGTGAGTCCGATTTTACGGATTCCCTGGGAAAAGGTAAGGCTGGTTGGGCGTTGCACAGCGTGGACCTTTTCTTCGCAGCCCAGCAACATGGTGCAATACTCTTGGCGGAAAGTTTTCTGGGACCAACCCGTCATCTCAGGGTCAATCAGCAAACCCCAGTCGAGATTAAACTTGACGATACTGAGGCGATTGACGAGATGGCTGCTAGGGGAAACGAAGCTGGCAAGGATTCTTTTGCGTCGGTTCGATCCCGATTTCTTGACGGGATGCATGCACCCGACTGGACAAGATATTAGCCTGTGTTGATAAGCGTTGAAAAGGTGAGCGCGGTGGATGTCCGCAGGACGAGAGCAGAGATACAGGGAGTGTCCATATTTCCTTGAGGCGCGAATTCCGGATCGTGGAATTGGAACCTGAACTAGAGAGGGATGGCCGGGATTCGCAAATATGTGAAGCTTAAGATATTCACGAATTTCAGCCGGCCCTCATCGCCGCCAACGCCGTGCAGTCGATCTGGCAGGCCGCCAACGAGGCCGCCGCCGGCGAACTGGCCGCCTTGCGGGCCGAAGCGCGGCTGTAGGCGAGCGAGGCGGAAGTGCAGCGCGACCAGGCGCGGGCCGCGGTGGTGGTGGCCGAGCAGGAGAAAGCGGTCTTGCAAGCCGGGCTCGACGCCGCCCAGCAAGCGCGCGCGGCGCTGCAGGGGGACTGGACGCCGCGCGCCAGGCCCACGTGGCCACCCAGGCGCGTCAGGAGGAGGGCCGGCGCCAGATCGAGGCGCTCGAGCGGCAACTGGGCAAGATGCGTACGCAGTTCTCGGCGGAGCTGGAGCGCACCCGCGAGCAGGTGGCGGTCGCGCAAGAACGCGCCGAGGCCACGGACCGCCGCGCGCTGCACGAGATCGACCAGGAGCGCACGCTGCGGCAGAAGGGCGAGCAGGCGGTGGCCGAATTGCGTACGGAACTGGCGGCGATGCAGGCGAGGGCGCAAGGCGCAGCCGTGACCGGCGCCGAGGTGCGGGCGCGGCTGCAGGCCGAGTGCGACACGCTCTGCCTGCAACTGGCGCAGGCAGAGCAGGTGCTTGAGTATGACGAGGCGGCACAGGGAGGGCTGCGGGACGAACTCGAAGTGGCGCTGCGCCGGAACGAGCGGGCCGATGCGGAAGCCACCGCGACGCGCCGCCTGGTAGGCGCCAAGCGCCGGGCGCCGGGCGCCGGCGACCAAAACCAAGTTCAAGCCGGGGCCGGCCTGAGGGGGGACGCCGGAGGTGTCGGATGGCATTTATTCACCGCGCGAGGGGACAAGCCTGTGGACAAGCCGCGCGGGGGCCGAGTGCCGGCGGCGTCAGTCGATTTGACTAAAATTTAAGCAGCGAGGGGCCACGCCCTCACGCCGGCGCGGATTCCCACTGCGGCCATCACCTGGAACAACGCTGAAATCCAACACTCCCACAAGACTGCACCACGCGGGATCCGACGCCGCCCCAAATCACTTCACCTTCACCATGTCGATCGAAATCGAGCGCGCGCAAGCGATCACCTGGGTTCGCATCCAGATGGCCCAGCACGGCCTGACCCTGGCCGACCTGCAGGCGGCCGGCTGCTTTATCGAGACACCGCCGACCCCATCGCCTGGGGCGGTGCGCTACCGCAACGCGCAGGGCTGGGACGGCCGCGGCGCTATGCCGGAGTGGCTGCAGCGGGCGATCCACGCCGGGCAGACGGTGGAACATTTCCGGGTGCCCGTCGCGCGGGGGCACGGGGCGCGCCGTGAAGGGGTGTTCCGATTTGAAATCAGACGCTTAGCGCGGCATGCGTCGAATTCTTGACGAATCACGACCATCCCTCTAGTTGGCTATCGGGTCCAAAGTGGGCAGTCCCTCGGAGCGAGGTAGAGAGGATCGTTCCTGGGAGGCATGCAACTGTACGTCCGCACCTACTGCTGCCACCAGGGTGACAACTCGTGGCGATGGCAGCCTGGTGAGAGTTTCACAGATAAAACACAAAATCCACGGCCGCGATGATGTAACATTTAGTTTCAAAAAACCTGTAGTGGCTCCGTGGGCAAGGTGTTGAACAGGTCGGGTAATAAGGTGGGGGGTATGGCAAAACGCTGACTTCGCGCCGATCAAGACTCTTGCGAGGAGACCGCGTTGTCTGTCTTGTATCAATTGGCCGTACTCGGTGCACCGTCCGAAGAACAAGTCCATGCGCTTGAGCAAATCGTCTCGCCAGCCGTGCAATTGTTTGGCCTGCGGCTGGGCTATGAAGTTGGATGGGTAGTGCGCCCTGGCGCGTTCAATCCCGATCAGCAGAGATCGGCTGCTGCTGTCTTCTACGGGGGCACCGCCGCGCCGCTGGCGAACGTGGCTCAACTGCTGCGCCGGGGAATCCCGATAGTACCTGTGGTTTCGGACGCCACACGCGTCGCTGAGGAGATACCCGAACTTCTGCAGCCGCTGAACTGCTTGGCGTACAACGCAGGCGGCGCGCAGCGCATTGCCACCGCGCTACTGGAGAGTTCGGGGCTGTTGCCTCGCCAGCGCCGCGTATTTGTCAGTTATCGCAGGGGCGAAGCGCGTGAGGCCGCGCTGCAACTCTTCGACGCATTTTCCGCGCGTTTTTTCGATGTTTTCCTTGACACTCACGGCATCGCACCCGCCGAAGACTTCCAAGCAATGCTGTGGCATCGCCTTTGCGATTCCGACGTGCTGGTCATGCTCGATACCCCGGGGTACTTCGACAGCCGGTGGACCAGTGCAGAGTTTGGTCGAGCACTCTCCAAGGGAATCAGCGTGCTGCGCGTCGGCTGGCCGGACTTCACTCCCTCTATGCGAACGGCGACAGCTAGTCGCGCTGAGTTGTTGCCGGAAGAAGTGGATGTGGGGACGGGTCGCCTGGCCGACGCGGCGGTGGAACGCATCTGTCTGCAGTTGGAGTCCGTCCGAAGTGAAAGTCACGCGGTCCGCAATGTCAACCTGGTCAGCAACCTGCGCAACGCGGTGGAGACGATCGGCGGGCACGTTGCAGGCGTTGGTGTGAACAAGGCGGTGTACATCAAATTGCCAGATGGCAAGGACGTCGTGGTGTATCCCACAGTTGGGGTACCGACATCGACGACCCTGCACGACGCCGCCATCAACTCACCGGATCGATCGGTCGCCGTCGTCTACGACCACGTCGGATTGCATCCCCGCTGGCTAGGGCATCTAGACTGGCTAGGTGACCACATCCGCTCGGCTCGCTGGGTGAAGGCTAGCGAAGCAGGGTGGCAGTTCGCGGACTGGGAGGCCTAACCCGTGAGCGCAATCTTTCTTTCGGCGAGCGTGCCCGTCATCGGGCGTGGCACTTATCACGAGACGGCCAACCCGTTCCTCATTCAGTGCGCAGTGCGGGAACTGGTCGTCGCCCTCATCCGGCAGCACAAGATTGTCTGGGGTGGGCATCCAGCCATCACACCAATGATCTGGGCAATCTGCGAGGACCTGGGTGTTGACTATTCTGATTCGGTCATCCTTTACCAAAGCAATTACTTCAAGGACCGCTTTCCCGAGGAGAACCAGCGCTTTGGCAATGTCGTTCTGACCGAGGCAGTGCCACAAAATCTGGGCGCGAGCTTGCTGCACATGCGCGAGGAGATGCTGTCACGTGAGGATCTAAAGGCTGCTGTATTCATCGGCGGTATGGACGGTGTCGAAGCGGAGTACGACCTGTTTGTGCGGTTCCACCCGCGGGCCAAGATACTGCCGGTTGCGGCGCCCGGAGGAGCTGCGCTCGCGCTGGCAAGGCGGCTTGATCTCTTCGATGAAGAGGGATTACGTGATATCGACTTTGCCGGTCTATTCCACTCACATTTGAGCGCGATCGACGACGTACGTTAGGATGCAAACCAGATCAACCATAGTGGCGCGCAACCAAGAGATAGGAACGGCGAGTAATTTATTTTACAGATTTCACTATTAAAAGGATGGATGGCGTGCCCACAAGGTCCGCAACATTGGGGGTGTCGATGGTGATCAGCTGGTCACCGATAACAAATAGGAATACTACACATCCGTCTTCAGACCCTCGGCCAACAGTTTTTGAACATTATTTCTATGACTGCGTATAGGATGACCACGGTCGTAAAAATGTTAGCGGAGAATTGAAGTGGCAGAAACGAAAAATGTGTTTATCAGCCATGTTCATGAAGACGATCATGGCCTGAAAAAGTTTAAGGATCTCCTTGCATCAAAAAAGGTCGATATCCGCGATTCTTCGATCCATACAGGCAAGTTCAACGACGCGAAGGACGAGCACTACATCAAGACGCAAATTCTGGCTCCAGCTATTAACTGGGCCGGTGTGTTCATTTGCTACGTGTCACCCAAGACGAAAGACAGCGAATGGGTCAACTGGGAGATCGAGTACGCAGCAAAGCAGGGGAAGCGCATTGTTGGTGTATGGGAGCATGGCGAGAAAGAGTGCGACCTTCCTCAGGCCTTGAGCGAATACGCTGATGCTTTGGTCGGCTGGAACGGTGACGCCATCATTGACGCGATCAACGGAAAGGACACTTGGGAAAAGCCCGACGGTGGATCTTGTGAACCCGTGCCTCTTAAGCGTCATCCCTGCTAAATGGCCCGCGTTCATTCCTACGTAGTCCGCTACGATAGCGGCTTCGCTCCGAACCCTTTCTATGGACACTGCACGCTTGCAACTTGCAAGCCAGGCATTCGACGTAGTGCCCAAGTCGGGGATTGGGTCATCGGATGCGGCAGCAATGCCCAAGGCATTCGACGGGGAGGTCACATTGTTTATGCCATGCGTGTGTCGGAGGCCTTAACCTTTGACCAATATTCTGCTGATCCCAGATTCCTCGCCAAGATGCCGTTTCGCAATGGCAGTCGGAAACAGAGTTCTGGCGACAATATTTACCACCGCCAGAATGCGAATTCTGAATGGTTTCAACGAGATTCTTTCCATTCTAATCCCGACGGCACAACGAATTATAAGCACGTTCGTAGAGACACATCGGTGAATAGAGTTTTGCTAAGTGATGATTATGTCTACTTCGGCGGAATCGGGCCCAAGTTTCCGATCGGTCTCCGTGATCGAAATGGCAGACCGATTTGGAAGAGTGGAATTGGAGTAACGTGTTTTGATGATGCCCAACTGCTCGCGGCGTTCGAGCGCTGGCTTCGTGGACTAGCGGTCATTGGCTATCAGGGAGCTCCATTTGAATGGCTCACCTTACGAGGATGATCGTCCATGAAAAAAGAAGGCTCACTTCTACTTTCAGAGTATGAAGCGCAGATAGCGCCCACTGACCTTATTAGTCAGGCAGAGCTTGCCCCAATCCAGCAAGGTCTGTATGGGGAAGTTGGTGGTATCATGGCCACTGCAAAAAAGATAACTCGCGAAGGACCCGCCTATCCCGAGTATCGCACGGCTGCAGAAGAGGAGTTTGGAGATGCGCTATGGTATCTCTCTGCGCTTTGCCGGCGTATGCATATTCCTCTTGAGGAAGTTTTTGCTGAAGCGACTAACCATGGGAGCTTCAAGAATGTTGGAGCCGCAAGTGATATCGCGGGAGGGGCGCTGGCTTACATCGCGCTGCCGATCGTTGCGACCGAATCAGTTGATTTGACGCTCGTGCGGTTGGGGCAGGCTGCGGCAGCATTGCTTATCGGGAGTCCGGCTAGGGCCGACGTCATCTCATTCGCGAGAGCTTATCTAGATGGGCTCCAAGCTACGAGGTTGGTATTCTCTACAGTGGCTCGGAATAACCTCCGGAAGGCTCGAGGGGCGTTTGTAGAACCAACTTCGTCGGATTTGGACGGTCTTGACTTTGACACCGAGTTCGAATTTGACGAGCAGCTTCCTAGAAATTTCAAAATTGAGGTGGGTCAACGAGCTGGCGAGAAAACATATTTGAAATGGAAGGGGGTTTTTATTGGGGACCCACTAACAGACAATATTTCTGATCGCGATGGATATCGGTTTCACGATGTTTTTCATTTGGCCTACGCGTCCGTATTGCATTGGTCTCCAGTCTTTCGTGCTTTAATCAAGCATAAAAGAAAGAGTAACCCAAAGTACGATGAAGAGCAGGATAGTGGTAGAGCTATCGTTGTAGAAGAAGGTCTTAGTGCATGGATTTTTTCCAAGGCAAAAGAGCTCCAGTATTTTGAAGGCCACGATAGAGTATCGTTGGGCATGCTCAAGACGATTGCAGAATTTGTCAAGGGTTATGAGGTCGAAGACTGCCCCCTGAAACTATGGGAAAGGGCAATTTTGCAAGGATACGCTGTTTTTCGCCAACTTAAGGCCAATCAGGGTGGCATAATTATTGGTGACCGCGACCAGCGTACCATTAAATATGAGCTGCTTAAATCAGTGTAATGAGACTTCATCCGTTTGTTGAATCCGTCGCGAAGTTGCAGTTTGAAAATTGCTTCAATCCCTACACCGACCGCTGTGAGGTACATGATCGATGGGATGCACCGCGTCGTAGGTCCAGTGTTCTTTCGGCGATGCTGCATCGCGCAGCCGAAGAGCCGATCGATGCGATCTGGATAGGGCGGGACCTTGGATATCGAGGGGGGCGTCGCACAGGGCTGGCGCTGA
This genomic stretch from Cupriavidus basilensis harbors:
- a CDS encoding CBASS cGAMP-activated phospholipase; translation: MQKEEICLFVKRLSTRIFGEGGAVIHGSHPSFIEPLEEAARAFIDAGGEIGTLTFLRAQKFSATAEQIEEIERQRKYAVVQVVPVESEGESRSDLTPMRNWMAERSDVVVCVGGKWWDVNKANAGVPTELDAMLDLGKPGFIVAGFGGAISGYLKDNPGLLSSLQNGLSEEENRKIAYETSIESIVDLIVNQLKRLPLVRRSVERGRNFRILALDGGGLRGTFTAAVLAKWDDMLGSGGGNNLVSHFDLVTGTSTGAILAIGLGLGIKPSEILAFYRDKGSLIFPKDRTLRHWLRSKHESSTLRGLLQEVYGDRKMSGSSCRLVIPTVRAKHGQAEALVTPHSPDRTAFRDILSVDAALASSAAPTYFDESLWNGPIVPEIFLDGGVWANNPILPALAESVRHLKIPLDRIDVLSIGTLSSESDFTDSLGKGKAGWALHSVDLFFAAQQHGAILLAESFLGPTRHLRVNQQTPVEIKLDDTEAIDEMAARGNEAGKDSFASVRSRFLDGMHAPDWTRY
- a CDS encoding H-NS family nucleoid-associated regulatory protein; this translates as MSIEIERAQAITWVRIQMAQHGLTLADLQAAGCFIETPPTPSPGAVRYRNAQGWDGRGAMPEWLQRAIHAGQTVEHFRVPVARGHGARREGVFRFEIRRLARHASNS
- a CDS encoding toll/interleukin-1 receptor domain-containing protein, with product MSVLYQLAVLGAPSEEQVHALEQIVSPAVQLFGLRLGYEVGWVVRPGAFNPDQQRSAAAVFYGGTAAPLANVAQLLRRGIPIVPVVSDATRVAEEIPELLQPLNCLAYNAGGAQRIATALLESSGLLPRQRRVFVSYRRGEAREAALQLFDAFSARFFDVFLDTHGIAPAEDFQAMLWHRLCDSDVLVMLDTPGYFDSRWTSAEFGRALSKGISVLRVGWPDFTPSMRTATASRAELLPEEVDVGTGRLADAAVERICLQLESVRSESHAVRNVNLVSNLRNAVETIGGHVAGVGVNKAVYIKLPDGKDVVVYPTVGVPTSTTLHDAAINSPDRSVAVVYDHVGLHPRWLGHLDWLGDHIRSARWVKASEAGWQFADWEA
- a CDS encoding TIR domain-containing protein — its product is MAETKNVFISHVHEDDHGLKKFKDLLASKKVDIRDSSIHTGKFNDAKDEHYIKTQILAPAINWAGVFICYVSPKTKDSEWVNWEIEYAAKQGKRIVGVWEHGEKECDLPQALSEYADALVGWNGDAIIDAINGKDTWEKPDGGSCEPVPLKRHPC
- a CDS encoding nucleoside triphosphate pyrophosphohydrolase family protein, with the translated sequence MKKEGSLLLSEYEAQIAPTDLISQAELAPIQQGLYGEVGGIMATAKKITREGPAYPEYRTAAEEEFGDALWYLSALCRRMHIPLEEVFAEATNHGSFKNVGAASDIAGGALAYIALPIVATESVDLTLVRLGQAAAALLIGSPARADVISFARAYLDGLQATRLVFSTVARNNLRKARGAFVEPTSSDLDGLDFDTEFEFDEQLPRNFKIEVGQRAGEKTYLKWKGVFIGDPLTDNISDRDGYRFHDVFHLAYASVLHWSPVFRALIKHKRKSNPKYDEEQDSGRAIVVEEGLSAWIFSKAKELQYFEGHDRVSLGMLKTIAEFVKGYEVEDCPLKLWERAILQGYAVFRQLKANQGGIIIGDRDQRTIKYELLKSV